One part of the uncultured Bacteroides sp. genome encodes these proteins:
- the rpsT gene encoding 30S ribosomal protein S20: MANHKSSIKRIRQAETKRLHNRYYGKTMRNAVRKLRSTSDKSEATAMYPGITKMIDKLAKTNVIHKNKANNLKSKLAIYVNKLA; this comes from the coding sequence ATGGCAAATCACAAATCATCAATCAAGAGAATTAGACAAGCTGAGACAAAAAGACTTCACAACAGATACTATGGTAAAACCATGAGAAATGCTGTTAGAAAGTTACGTTCTACTTCTGACAAATCAGAAGCTACAGCTATGTACCCTGGCATTACTAAAATGATCGATAAGTTAGCAAAAACTAACGTTATTCACAAGAATAAGGCTAACAACTTGAAGTCAAAGTTAGCAATCTACGTTAACAAGCTTGCTTAA
- the gyrB gene encoding DNA topoisomerase (ATP-hydrolyzing) subunit B: MTEEQIANNDSMYSADSIQVLEGLEAVRKRPAMYIGDTGVKGLHHLVYEVVDNSIDEALAGYCDHIEVSINEDNSITVQDNGRGIPVDFHEKEQKSALEVVMTVLHAGGKFDKGSYKVSGGLHGVGVSCVNALSTLLVAQVARNGELYQQEYSCGIPKEAVKVVGTTDKTGTQVTFHPDGSIFTTTEYKYDILATRMRELAYLNAGLTIKLTDLRVKNEDGSFKNETFHSDEGLKEFVRFVDSSREKLINDVIYINTEKQGIPVEVAIMYNTSYTENIHSYVNNINTIEGGTHLAGFRRALTRTLKKYAEDSKMLEKVKVEIAGDDFREGLTAVISIKVAEPQFEGQTKTKLGNNEVMGAVDQAVGEALTNYLEEHPKEARMIVDKVVLAATARHAARKAREMVQRKSPMSGGGLPGKLADCSDKDPERCEIFLVEGDSAGGTAKQGRNRAFQAILPLRGKILNVEKAMRHKAYESEEIRNIYTALGVSIGTEDDSQEANITKLRYKKIIIMTDADVDGAHIDTLIMTFFFRFMPQLIQNGYLYIANPPLYLCKKGKVEEYCWTEEQRQRFIATYGGGSENAIHTQRYKGLGEMNAQQLWDTTMDPDQRTLRQVTIDNAAEVDYVFSMLMGEDVGPRREFIEENATYANIDA; the protein is encoded by the coding sequence ATGACTGAAGAACAAATAGCGAATAATGATTCAATGTATTCCGCGGACAGTATTCAAGTACTTGAGGGATTAGAGGCCGTTAGAAAGCGCCCCGCAATGTACATTGGAGATACTGGCGTAAAAGGTTTGCACCATTTAGTATATGAGGTTGTTGATAACTCAATCGACGAAGCCTTAGCCGGCTATTGTGACCACATAGAAGTTTCTATTAACGAAGACAACTCAATTACCGTTCAGGATAACGGACGAGGTATTCCTGTTGATTTCCACGAGAAAGAACAGAAATCAGCACTTGAGGTTGTAATGACAGTACTTCATGCTGGTGGTAAGTTCGATAAAGGCTCTTACAAAGTATCCGGAGGTTTGCACGGTGTTGGTGTATCCTGTGTGAATGCACTTTCAACCTTACTGGTTGCTCAGGTTGCAAGAAACGGAGAATTATACCAACAAGAATACTCCTGTGGTATCCCAAAAGAAGCTGTAAAGGTTGTTGGAACAACAGACAAGACCGGAACACAAGTAACTTTCCATCCTGATGGGTCAATCTTCACCACAACGGAATATAAATACGATATTTTGGCTACTCGTATGCGTGAACTTGCATACCTGAATGCTGGACTTACTATCAAGCTAACAGATCTTCGTGTTAAGAACGAAGACGGAAGTTTCAAGAACGAAACATTCCATTCAGATGAAGGTTTAAAAGAGTTTGTTCGTTTTGTCGATTCATCTCGTGAAAAGCTTATCAATGATGTAATTTACATCAATACAGAGAAGCAAGGTATCCCTGTAGAAGTTGCTATAATGTATAATACTTCTTATACAGAGAATATCCACTCATACGTTAACAACATCAACACAATAGAAGGAGGTACTCACCTTGCAGGTTTCCGTCGTGCACTAACCCGTACACTAAAGAAATATGCCGAAGACTCCAAAATGCTGGAAAAAGTAAAGGTTGAGATTGCCGGTGATGACTTCCGTGAAGGTTTAACTGCTGTTATTTCTATAAAAGTAGCAGAACCTCAGTTTGAAGGACAGACAAAAACCAAGTTAGGTAATAACGAGGTTATGGGAGCTGTTGATCAGGCTGTTGGAGAAGCCTTGACTAATTATCTGGAAGAGCATCCAAAAGAAGCCAGAATGATTGTTGACAAGGTTGTTTTAGCTGCTACAGCTCGTCACGCAGCTCGCAAAGCCCGTGAAATGGTACAACGTAAATCACCAATGTCTGGTGGTGGACTTCCGGGAAAGTTAGCCGACTGTTCTGATAAAGACCCTGAAAGATGTGAGATATTCCTTGTCGAAGGAGACTCTGCAGGTGGTACAGCTAAACAAGGCCGTAACCGTGCATTTCAGGCAATTTTGCCTCTCCGTGGTAAGATTCTTAATGTGGAGAAAGCAATGCGTCATAAAGCTTACGAAAGTGAAGAAATCCGTAATATTTACACAGCATTAGGAGTAAGTATTGGTACAGAAGATGACTCTCAGGAAGCTAACATTACAAAGCTACGTTATAAGAAGATTATAATCATGACCGATGCCGACGTCGATGGTGCTCACATCGACACGCTTATCATGACTTTCTTCTTCCGCTTTATGCCTCAGCTTATTCAAAATGGCTATCTTTATATTGCCAATCCCCCACTCTACTTATGTAAGAAAGGAAAGGTAGAAGAATATTGCTGGACAGAAGAACAACGTCAACGATTTATTGCAACTTACGGAGGTGGTTCTGAGAACGCTATCCATACTCAACGATACAAAGGTTTGGGAGAAATGAACGCCCAACAGCTTTGGGACACAACAATGGATCCAGACCAACGTACATTACGTCAGGTAACTATTGACAATGCTGCTGAAGTTGATTATGTATTCTCAATGCTAATGGGTGAAGATGTAGGACCTCGTAGAGAGTTTATTGAAGAAAATGCTACTTATGCAAATATTGATGCATAA
- a CDS encoding DUF3795 domain-containing protein: MEKTIEINQELIAVCGLYCGACRQYLKGGCMGCLKNEKATWCKTRTCCMEKGYKTCAECSTDVDDCKKFTNVVSKLFGFFFNSDRNACIDRIKALGREEYAKEMAEKGVQTIKRR, translated from the coding sequence ATGGAAAAAACGATTGAAATTAATCAGGAACTGATTGCTGTATGTGGCCTTTATTGTGGTGCTTGCCGACAATATTTGAAGGGAGGCTGTATGGGTTGCCTGAAAAATGAAAAAGCAACCTGGTGCAAAACGCGTACTTGTTGCATGGAAAAAGGGTATAAAACTTGCGCAGAGTGCTCAACTGATGTGGATGATTGCAAGAAGTTCACAAATGTTGTAAGTAAGCTGTTTGGCTTCTTTTTCAATTCGGATAGAAATGCTTGCATAGATAGGATAAAAGCGCTGGGAAGGGAAGAATATGCCAAAGAGATGGCGGAAAAAGGAGTGCAGACAATTAAAAGAAGATAG
- a CDS encoding flavodoxin domain-containing protein: MKTAIVYLSKYGTTKKVAEMIKNRFINDEVTMIDLNVNQSPDLSIFDRIIVGSSVYVGSAKKKFREFCLKNHVFLFAVKEVGLFLCGMEPDEIKQKEEMVRSFPEELLRHSKAREFMGGEIQFEKMNLLEKFAVKKIMKTTTSVSNINEQAIDHFVQKMLS; the protein is encoded by the coding sequence ATGAAAACAGCTATTGTGTATCTTTCTAAATATGGCACCACAAAGAAGGTTGCCGAGATGATAAAGAATCGCTTTATAAATGATGAGGTTACCATGATTGATTTGAATGTAAATCAATCTCCTGATCTCTCAATCTTTGATCGTATTATTGTAGGAAGTTCTGTTTATGTAGGCTCTGCTAAGAAGAAATTCAGAGAGTTTTGTTTGAAGAATCATGTTTTTTTATTTGCTGTTAAAGAAGTGGGGCTCTTCCTCTGTGGGATGGAGCCTGATGAAATAAAGCAAAAGGAGGAAATGGTTCGTTCGTTTCCAGAGGAATTACTTCGTCATTCCAAGGCAAGAGAGTTTATGGGTGGTGAAATTCAGTTTGAAAAGATGAATCTACTGGAAAAGTTTGCTGTTAAAAAGATTATGAAAACAACTACTTCTGTTTCAAATATCAATGAACAGGCGATAGATCATTTCGTACAGAAAATGTTAAGTTGA
- a CDS encoding DUF3109 family protein — protein sequence MIQIDDTIISLDVFKEKFLCNLDACKGECCIEGDAGAPLEEEEVEQLKKVLPVIWEDLSSEAQAVIEKQGVCYKDEDGDLVTSIVNGKDCVFTCYDEKGCCYCAIEKAYREGKVDFYKPVSCHLYPIRVQKYPEFKAVNYHRWSVCKAAVLLGEKEDVPVYKFLKEPLIRKFGEDWYTELEIAAEEMKNRGII from the coding sequence ATGATTCAAATAGACGATACCATCATCAGCCTTGATGTATTTAAGGAGAAATTCTTATGCAACCTGGATGCCTGCAAAGGGGAGTGTTGTATTGAGGGTGATGCCGGTGCGCCTTTGGAAGAAGAAGAAGTTGAACAACTAAAGAAGGTCCTTCCGGTTATCTGGGAGGACCTTTCTTCTGAAGCACAGGCTGTAATAGAAAAGCAAGGCGTTTGTTATAAAGATGAGGATGGTGACCTGGTTACTTCCATTGTGAATGGTAAGGATTGTGTATTTACCTGCTACGACGAGAAAGGATGTTGTTATTGCGCCATAGAGAAAGCTTATCGTGAAGGGAAAGTTGACTTCTACAAGCCGGTTTCCTGCCACCTTTATCCTATTCGTGTGCAGAAGTATCCTGAATTTAAAGCTGTAAATTATCACCGCTGGAGTGTGTGTAAGGCTGCTGTTCTTCTTGGAGAAAAAGAGGATGTGCCTGTATATAAGTTCCTGAAAGAACCACTTATCCGTAAATTTGGAGAAGATTGGTATACTGAACTTGAAATTGCAGCAGAGGAAATGAAGAATAGAGGAATTATCTAA
- the gpmI gene encoding 2,3-bisphosphoglycerate-independent phosphoglycerate mutase translates to MAKKALLMILDGWGIGNHSKADVIFNTPTPYWDYLIKTYPNSQLQASGENVGLPDGQMGNSEVGHLNIGAGRVVYQDLVKINKACRENTIMQNPEIVSAFTYAKETGKSVHLMGLTSDGGVHSSLDHLFKLTEIAKEYAIENTFIHCFMDGRDTDPRSGKGFIEQLDAQCKKTTAKVATIIGRYYAMDRDKRWARVKEAYDLLVNGTGKKADCMVTAMQESYDADVTDEFIKPIVNAGVDGRIKEGDVVIFFNYRNDRAKELTLVLTQKEMTEEGMKIVPGLQYYCMTPYDSSFKGVHIIFDKDNVENTLGEFISSQKKTQLHIAETEKYAHVTFFFNGGREAPYEGEERILINSPKVATYDLKPEMSAYGVKDALVAEINKNKFDFIVVNFANGDMVGHTGVYEAIEKAVIAVDTCVKETIEAAKANGYEAIIIADHGNADNAVNEDGSVNTAHSLNPVPCVYVTENKDAQVAEGRLADIAPTILKIMGLEAPKEMTGNVLIK, encoded by the coding sequence ATGGCTAAGAAAGCTCTTTTAATGATTCTTGATGGATGGGGAATAGGGAACCATTCTAAAGCAGATGTTATCTTTAACACTCCAACTCCTTACTGGGATTACCTGATAAAAACATATCCAAACTCACAGCTTCAGGCTAGTGGAGAAAATGTAGGTTTACCTGATGGTCAGATGGGTAACTCTGAAGTAGGTCACTTAAATATTGGTGCAGGACGCGTAGTTTACCAGGATTTGGTAAAAATTAACAAGGCTTGTCGTGAAAATACAATCATGCAGAATCCGGAAATTGTTTCTGCTTTCACTTATGCAAAGGAAACTGGTAAGTCTGTTCACCTTATGGGTTTGACTTCAGATGGTGGTGTGCACAGTTCTCTTGATCACCTTTTCAAGTTGACTGAAATCGCTAAGGAATATGCAATTGAAAATACATTTATCCACTGTTTCATGGATGGTCGTGATACTGATCCTAGAAGTGGTAAAGGTTTTATTGAACAACTTGATGCTCAATGCAAGAAGACTACTGCCAAGGTTGCTACAATTATTGGCCGTTACTATGCAATGGACCGCGACAAACGTTGGGCTCGTGTGAAAGAGGCTTATGATTTGTTGGTTAATGGAACTGGTAAAAAGGCTGATTGCATGGTTACTGCTATGCAGGAATCTTATGATGCAGATGTTACTGACGAATTCATCAAACCAATTGTAAATGCTGGTGTAGATGGAAGAATTAAGGAAGGTGATGTTGTTATCTTCTTCAACTACCGTAATGACCGTGCTAAAGAACTTACTCTGGTTCTTACTCAGAAAGAGATGACTGAAGAAGGTATGAAGATTGTACCGGGATTGCAATATTATTGCATGACTCCATATGATTCTTCTTTCAAGGGAGTTCATATCATCTTTGATAAAGACAACGTAGAAAATACATTGGGTGAATTCATTTCTTCTCAGAAGAAAACTCAGCTTCACATTGCTGAAACTGAAAAATATGCTCACGTTACATTCTTCTTTAACGGCGGACGCGAAGCTCCATACGAAGGTGAAGAACGTATTCTGATTAATTCTCCTAAAGTGGCTACTTACGACTTGAAGCCTGAAATGAGTGCTTACGGAGTAAAAGATGCTTTAGTTGCTGAAATAAACAAGAACAAGTTCGATTTTATCGTAGTAAACTTTGCTAATGGTGATATGGTTGGACACACTGGTGTATACGAAGCTATCGAAAAAGCAGTAATTGCTGTTGATACTTGTGTGAAAGAAACTATTGAAGCTGCTAAGGCAAACGGTTACGAGGCTATTATCATTGCCGATCACGGTAATGCTGATAACGCTGTAAACGAAGATGGCTCTGTTAACACTGCTCACTCTTTGAACCCTGTTCCATGTGTTTATGTAACAGAAAATAAAGATGCTCAGGTTGCTGAAGGTCGTTTGGCTGATATTGCTCCAACTATCCTTAAAATTATGGGATTGGAAGCGCCAAAAGAAATGACTGGCAACGTATTAATTAAATAA